One window of the Microbispora sp. ZYX-F-249 genome contains the following:
- a CDS encoding Lrp/AsnC family transcriptional regulator, with translation MQDSDTEQSRLLSEADLELIDALQINPRASWVDIGAAIGADPATAARRWQRLNASGEAWTTVALGRRQMHEMSMAFLEIDCAAGAAVEVAGRLATAGHLITVQHVAAGHDLFVIAVAASMPALADYLLADLPRMPGVAKVRTHVATRVFEASRHWRLRVLSPRTAAALTRRPGPPESTRRMDALDRLLFKALLPDGRAGYSELARAVGVSERTVQRRLSRLVATGDIDFRCDLARSHAGWHSSAVLWLRMPDGLLEETGRALLGWPETRTCAALAGPRNMLLTVGLHEVSDLHPLVVRLEERFPHVIVADRQIVLRQAKLYGRVLDRLGRCTAVVPVDPWALPRPA, from the coding sequence GGTGGACATCGGGGCGGCGATCGGCGCCGATCCGGCGACGGCCGCGCGGCGCTGGCAGCGGCTGAACGCCTCGGGCGAGGCCTGGACCACGGTCGCCCTCGGCCGGCGCCAGATGCACGAGATGAGCATGGCGTTCCTGGAGATCGACTGTGCGGCCGGAGCCGCGGTCGAGGTCGCGGGCCGGCTCGCCACGGCCGGGCATCTCATCACCGTGCAGCACGTCGCCGCGGGCCACGACCTGTTCGTGATCGCCGTGGCCGCGTCGATGCCGGCGCTCGCGGACTACCTGCTCGCGGACCTGCCGCGGATGCCGGGGGTGGCGAAGGTGCGCACCCACGTCGCGACGCGCGTCTTCGAGGCCTCGCGCCACTGGCGGCTGCGCGTGCTGTCCCCTCGTACGGCGGCCGCCCTGACGCGCCGGCCCGGCCCGCCGGAGTCGACGAGGCGGATGGACGCGCTCGACCGCCTGCTGTTCAAGGCCCTGCTGCCGGACGGCCGGGCCGGCTACTCCGAGCTGGCCCGGGCCGTCGGCGTGTCCGAGCGCACGGTGCAGCGCAGGCTGTCCCGGCTGGTCGCGACGGGGGACATCGACTTCCGCTGCGACCTCGCGCGCTCGCACGCGGGCTGGCACTCCTCGGCGGTCCTGTGGCTGCGGATGCCGGACGGTCTGCTGGAGGAGACGGGCCGGGCGCTGCTCGGCTGGCCGGAGACCCGCACCTGCGCGGCGCTCGCGGGCCCCCGCAACATGCTCCTCACCGTCGGCCTGCACGAGGTCTCGGACCTGCACCCGCTGGTGGTCCGCCTGGAGGAGCGGTTTCCCCACGTGATCGTGGCCGACCGGCAGATCGTGCTGCGGCAGGCCAAGCTGTACGGCCGGGTCCTCGACCGGCTCGGCCGCTGCACGGCCGTCGTCCCGGTCGACCCGTGGGCCCTGCCGCGGCCCGCCTGA
- a CDS encoding amidase, protein MEREPQIIGPAEAAAERDAAIARSAEAIRRHADHAILIEAGAEPVIERLAGRERAAPGVPPELWAWTFVVKDMIDVAGLPTTRGSVLYGGEEALTTAPCVEALERAGALLVGKANQHEFAWGVTSENPHWGDVRNPCHPHLSPGGSSGGTAAALAAGIARFGLGTDTGGSVRIPAACCGVVGLRPGAGAVPAGGVAPLAPMFDVVGPMTTSVADCARVWRVLSGEAVEPPDALRGLVVGVAEGCAQAGEFADLGAEVREIALPYDILPPYWTIVGAQARRTHEATYPRAAGSYSEGVRRKLDGAGGIGHREYRRAVEELDAVRARFSTETSGIDLLIMPTLGGPAPRFGCDEAAVRGEVGRLTAVVSALGLPALAVGDLQMVGRREADVLRAGLCREARGGGVPEPR, encoded by the coding sequence ATGGAACGCGAGCCGCAGATCATCGGGCCGGCCGAGGCGGCCGCGGAACGCGACGCGGCGATCGCCCGGTCCGCCGAGGCGATCCGCCGGCACGCCGATCACGCCATCCTCATCGAGGCCGGCGCCGAGCCGGTCATAGAACGGCTCGCCGGCCGGGAGCGTGCCGCGCCCGGCGTCCCGCCGGAGCTGTGGGCCTGGACCTTCGTCGTCAAGGACATGATCGACGTCGCCGGGCTCCCCACGACCCGCGGTTCCGTCCTGTACGGAGGCGAGGAGGCGCTGACCACCGCCCCCTGTGTCGAGGCGCTGGAACGCGCGGGGGCGCTGCTGGTGGGCAAGGCGAACCAGCACGAGTTCGCCTGGGGCGTCACCAGCGAGAACCCGCACTGGGGCGACGTGCGCAACCCGTGTCACCCGCACCTGTCTCCCGGCGGATCGAGCGGCGGCACGGCGGCCGCCCTCGCCGCGGGCATCGCCAGGTTCGGCCTCGGCACCGACACCGGCGGCTCCGTACGGATTCCTGCGGCCTGCTGCGGCGTGGTCGGCCTGCGGCCCGGAGCCGGCGCCGTACCGGCCGGGGGAGTCGCGCCGCTCGCCCCCATGTTCGACGTCGTCGGGCCCATGACCACCTCGGTCGCCGACTGCGCCCGCGTGTGGCGGGTGCTGTCCGGCGAGGCGGTCGAGCCGCCGGACGCGCTGCGGGGACTGGTCGTCGGCGTCGCCGAGGGATGCGCGCAGGCCGGGGAGTTCGCGGATCTCGGCGCCGAGGTCCGCGAGATCGCCCTGCCGTACGACATCCTCCCGCCCTACTGGACGATCGTGGGCGCGCAGGCCCGCCGCACGCACGAGGCCACCTATCCGCGGGCGGCCGGGAGCTACAGCGAGGGGGTGCGGCGGAAGCTGGACGGCGCCGGCGGGATCGGCCATCGGGAGTACCGCCGGGCGGTCGAGGAGCTCGACGCGGTCAGGGCCCGGTTCTCCACGGAGACGTCCGGGATCGATCTCCTGATCATGCCGACGCTCGGTGGCCCCGCGCCCCGGTTCGGGTGCGACGAGGCCGCCGTGCGCGGCGAGGTCGGCCGCCTCACCGCCGTCGTGTCCGCGCTCGGCCTGCCCGCGCTGGCGGTCGGCGACCTGCAGATGGTGGGACGCCGCGAGGCGGACGTCCTGCGCGCCGGGCTCTGCCGGGAGGCGCGGGGCGGCGGCGTCCCCGAGCCGCGCTGA
- a CDS encoding LysR family transcriptional regulator, with protein MLKPEHLRTLREVVQFGSFAAAANRLGYTSSAVSQQMAALERQIGVRLFERSAHSVLPTNAAEVLARHAATVLGDMERMIATVQAVHRNSERRIRLGIFPSFADKLTGVLGRMEDEDRAGVKVTVAEPSWLIPRLGAGGELDAAIVYQVGNSGLSWPSALGRRWIAEDRYKLVLPAQWCDLAPYRAEQLVDLPWITHHPGSSDASFFEGVFARWGLHPRVAGHSDDFKIMLAMVEAGMGAAFVTDLALHGHGPGVVVADVPWLNTSRSIFALARPERESARLLSLLDALAV; from the coding sequence ATGCTCAAGCCGGAACATCTCCGCACTCTGCGCGAAGTGGTGCAGTTCGGCTCCTTCGCCGCCGCGGCGAACCGGCTGGGGTACACCTCGTCCGCCGTCTCCCAGCAGATGGCCGCGCTGGAACGGCAGATCGGCGTCCGGCTGTTCGAGCGGTCCGCGCACAGCGTGCTGCCCACCAACGCCGCGGAGGTGCTGGCCAGGCACGCGGCGACCGTGCTCGGCGACATGGAACGCATGATCGCCACTGTCCAGGCCGTCCACCGCAACAGCGAGCGGCGGATCCGCCTGGGGATCTTCCCCAGCTTCGCCGACAAGCTGACCGGCGTGCTCGGGCGGATGGAGGACGAGGACCGGGCCGGCGTCAAGGTCACCGTCGCCGAGCCCTCCTGGCTCATTCCGCGTCTCGGCGCCGGAGGCGAGCTGGACGCGGCGATCGTCTACCAGGTGGGGAACTCCGGCCTCTCGTGGCCGTCGGCGCTGGGCCGCCGCTGGATCGCCGAGGACCGCTACAAGCTCGTCCTTCCCGCCCAGTGGTGCGACCTGGCGCCGTACCGGGCCGAGCAGCTCGTCGACCTGCCGTGGATCACGCACCATCCGGGCAGCAGCGACGCCTCCTTCTTCGAGGGCGTGTTCGCCCGCTGGGGCCTGCACCCCCGGGTGGCCGGGCACTCCGACGACTTCAAGATCATGCTGGCGATGGTCGAGGCGGGGATGGGCGCCGCGTTCGTCACCGATCTCGCGCTGCACGGGCACGGCCCGGGCGTTGTGGTGGCCGACGTGCCGTGGCTGAACACCAGCCGCAGCATCTTCGCCCTCGCCCGCCCGGAGCGGGAGAGCGCCCGTCTGCTGTCCCTGCTGGACGCTCTGGCGGTCTGA
- a CDS encoding amidohydrolase produces the protein MSSRVYRNAAIHTGTGGAPPAQAMAVDGETLLAVGTEAEVREAAGPGAELIDLDGAAVLPGLYDAHIHTAQYAQSLGAVDLRDVRSLDEALAAVAAHAARLRPGAWLFGGRWNSNTWNPPAQPDRYALDSVCPDLPVALPSVDGHTVWANSAALRLAGIDASTPDPVGGEIVRDANGEPTGILREAASYPLRDLMVSPDLRDLLRAAQEELLALGLTSVHDIDGEDCRAAYLQLRDAGELKLRVHKAIPMVHLEAAIAEGRRTGQGDDWVRTGPVKIFSDGALGSHTCHMSESFAGEHGNNGIAVTPYEELVALFSRAAGAGIAVATHAIGDLANHLVINAYEALGQTPGLRHRIEHAQHLRPGDLARMARLGIVASMQPVHCTSDIDLVDHLLAGHDLASYAWRGMLNVGVALAFGSDAPVEHPNPFAALYAAATRTRTDGTPVGGWQPEQRLSMAEAVTAHTLGAAYAAGEEERKGILTPGRLADFIAVDTDPYLESPEAVLRTKVLTTVVGGEVRWRRI, from the coding sequence ATGAGCAGCCGCGTGTACCGCAATGCCGCCATCCACACGGGGACCGGCGGCGCCCCACCCGCCCAGGCCATGGCCGTGGACGGCGAGACGCTGCTCGCCGTCGGCACGGAGGCGGAGGTGCGCGAGGCCGCGGGCCCGGGCGCGGAGCTGATCGACCTGGACGGCGCCGCCGTGCTCCCCGGCCTCTACGACGCGCACATCCACACCGCGCAGTACGCCCAGAGCCTCGGCGCGGTGGACCTGCGCGACGTGCGGTCCCTGGACGAGGCCCTCGCCGCGGTGGCCGCGCACGCGGCGCGGCTGCGGCCGGGCGCCTGGCTGTTCGGCGGACGGTGGAACAGCAACACCTGGAACCCGCCGGCCCAGCCGGACCGGTACGCGCTCGACTCCGTGTGCCCGGACCTGCCGGTCGCGCTGCCCAGCGTGGACGGTCACACCGTGTGGGCCAACTCGGCCGCGCTGCGGCTGGCCGGCATCGACGCGAGCACGCCCGACCCCGTGGGCGGCGAGATCGTCAGGGACGCGAACGGGGAGCCCACCGGCATCCTGCGCGAAGCGGCCTCGTACCCGCTGCGCGACCTCATGGTCTCCCCCGACCTGCGCGACCTGCTCCGCGCGGCGCAGGAGGAGCTGCTCGCGCTCGGCCTGACCAGCGTCCACGACATCGACGGCGAGGACTGCCGGGCCGCCTACCTGCAGCTGCGCGACGCGGGCGAGCTCAAGCTGCGCGTCCACAAGGCGATCCCGATGGTCCACCTGGAGGCGGCGATCGCCGAGGGCCGCCGCACCGGGCAGGGCGACGACTGGGTCCGCACCGGCCCCGTGAAGATCTTCAGCGACGGCGCGCTCGGCTCGCACACCTGTCACATGAGCGAGTCCTTCGCCGGCGAGCACGGCAACAACGGCATCGCCGTCACGCCGTACGAGGAACTGGTCGCGCTGTTCTCCCGGGCGGCCGGAGCCGGCATCGCCGTGGCGACGCACGCGATCGGCGACCTGGCCAACCACCTGGTCATCAACGCGTACGAGGCGCTCGGCCAGACGCCGGGGCTGCGGCACCGCATCGAGCACGCCCAGCACCTGCGGCCCGGCGACCTGGCGCGGATGGCGCGGCTGGGCATCGTCGCCTCGATGCAGCCCGTGCACTGCACCAGCGACATCGACCTGGTGGACCACCTGCTGGCCGGCCACGATCTGGCCTCCTACGCCTGGCGGGGGATGCTCAACGTCGGCGTCGCGCTGGCCTTCGGCTCCGACGCCCCCGTCGAGCACCCCAACCCCTTCGCCGCGCTGTACGCCGCGGCGACCCGCACCCGGACCGACGGCACCCCCGTCGGCGGGTGGCAGCCGGAGCAGCGGCTGAGCATGGCCGAGGCCGTCACCGCCCACACCCTGGGCGCGGCCTACGCCGCGGGCGAGGAGGAGCGCAAGGGCATCCTCACGCCCGGCAGACTCGCCGACTTCATCGCGGTGGACACCGACCCCTACCTGGAGTCGCCCGAGGCGGTGCTGCGCACCAAGGTTCTGACCACCGTCGTCGGCGGCGAGGTCCGCTGGCGGCGCATCTGA
- a CDS encoding ABC transporter substrate-binding protein, whose amino-acid sequence MNTRILTTLAVGGLLAATAACGAQSLDAGDSGAAASAPPAVVLDEAPAEEKAADVINAITPDQELAAKAPASLKSNGLKVVSSIGYPPMELFASDGKTAIGFDPALARAIARKLGVKVTITDEEFNSQIPGVLTGRYDFVISSMSDTPERQEQVTFVDYVQAGAALLVKKGNPAGITGPADLCGKTVSVVDNGSSMELAESYDEDCKKDGKPAVDILKFPGDTEAMMQVSNGRAQASVTDYVVAAYKAADPKLAMEAIALDGTASPWGIGMRPDNKELIDSVKGALDSLIKSGEYGSILKAWNLDALAVESAVVNGGK is encoded by the coding sequence GTGAACACCCGGATCCTCACCACGCTCGCCGTCGGCGGGCTGCTCGCCGCGACCGCCGCCTGCGGCGCCCAGTCTCTGGACGCCGGCGACTCCGGCGCGGCGGCCTCGGCGCCGCCGGCCGTCGTCCTCGACGAGGCCCCCGCCGAGGAGAAGGCGGCCGACGTCATCAACGCCATCACCCCGGACCAGGAGCTCGCGGCCAAGGCGCCGGCGAGCCTCAAGTCGAACGGCCTCAAGGTCGTCTCCTCGATCGGCTACCCGCCCATGGAGCTGTTCGCGAGCGACGGCAAGACCGCGATCGGTTTCGACCCCGCCCTGGCGCGGGCCATCGCGAGGAAGCTCGGCGTCAAGGTGACCATCACCGACGAGGAGTTCAACTCGCAGATTCCCGGCGTGCTCACCGGCCGCTACGACTTCGTCATCTCCTCCATGAGCGACACGCCGGAACGGCAGGAGCAGGTCACGTTCGTCGACTACGTGCAGGCCGGCGCCGCGCTGCTGGTCAAGAAGGGCAACCCGGCGGGCATCACCGGGCCCGCGGACCTGTGCGGCAAGACCGTCTCCGTCGTCGACAACGGCTCCTCGATGGAGCTGGCCGAGAGCTACGACGAGGACTGCAAGAAGGACGGCAAGCCCGCCGTGGACATCCTCAAGTTCCCCGGCGACACGGAGGCCATGATGCAGGTGAGCAACGGCCGTGCGCAGGCGAGCGTCACCGACTACGTGGTCGCCGCGTACAAGGCGGCCGATCCCAAGCTCGCTATGGAGGCCATCGCCCTCGACGGCACCGCGAGCCCCTGGGGCATCGGGATGAGGCCGGACAACAAGGAGCTCATCGACTCCGTCAAGGGCGCACTCGACTCCCTCATCAAGAGCGGGGAGTACGGCAGCATCCTCAAGGCCTGGAACCTGGACGCGCTGGCCGTCGAGTCGGCCGTGGTCAACGGCGGTAAGTGA
- a CDS encoding amino acid ABC transporter permease produces MRTEPIVDGAGTPVPVARTRHWGRWLAAAAALAVAGWLAYLVVVNPRLDWGKVAEYLFNERILSGVLVTIEISVLATALGLVLGVLVAVMRLAQNPVLSGLATFYIWFFRGTPVLVQLIFWYNLAFLFPELVLKIPFTAIGLKWDTNQVMTGFTSAMLGLGLNLAAYFAETVRAGIQAVDRGQTEAAYSLGMTPAKRMRIIVLPQALRIIIPPTGNEFISMLKTTSLVYVVAGHDLMTNASQIYKANNRIMELLIVASVWYMLMTAVATFLQGRLERRFGSDAVRLVRGGGVAAKVLPKVAA; encoded by the coding sequence GTGCGCACCGAACCCATCGTCGACGGGGCCGGCACGCCGGTCCCCGTCGCGCGCACCCGGCACTGGGGCCGCTGGCTCGCCGCGGCCGCCGCGCTCGCGGTCGCCGGCTGGCTGGCCTACCTGGTGGTGGTCAACCCGCGCCTGGACTGGGGCAAGGTCGCCGAGTATCTGTTCAACGAGCGCATCCTGTCCGGGGTCCTGGTCACCATCGAGATCTCCGTACTGGCGACGGCCCTCGGACTGGTGCTCGGCGTCCTGGTCGCGGTCATGCGCCTGGCGCAGAACCCGGTGCTGAGCGGGCTGGCCACGTTCTACATCTGGTTCTTCCGCGGCACGCCGGTGCTGGTGCAGCTCATCTTCTGGTACAACCTGGCGTTCCTCTTCCCCGAACTGGTGCTCAAGATCCCCTTTACGGCGATCGGTCTCAAGTGGGACACCAACCAGGTGATGACCGGCTTCACCTCGGCCATGCTGGGGCTCGGGCTGAACCTGGCGGCGTACTTCGCCGAGACCGTGCGCGCCGGCATCCAGGCGGTGGACCGGGGCCAGACCGAGGCGGCGTACTCGCTGGGCATGACGCCGGCCAAGCGGATGCGGATCATCGTGCTGCCGCAGGCACTGCGCATCATCATCCCGCCGACCGGCAACGAGTTCATCTCCATGCTGAAGACCACCTCGCTGGTGTACGTCGTCGCCGGGCACGACCTGATGACCAACGCCAGCCAGATCTACAAGGCCAACAACCGGATCATGGAGCTGCTGATCGTGGCGAGCGTCTGGTACATGCTCATGACCGCCGTGGCGACGTTCCTGCAGGGGCGGCTGGAGCGCCGGTTCGGCTCCGACGCCGTACGCCTGGTGCGCGGCGGCGGGGTCGCGGCCAAGGTCCTGCCGAAGGTGGCCGCGTGA
- a CDS encoding amino acid ABC transporter ATP-binding protein: MGYNGVQVLNGVDFTVASGEVSCIIGPSGSGKSTFLRCVNGLEPVLGGSLRVLGEEVGHTLRDGRYHPWSPKEFAAFRRNIGMVFQRFNLFAHQSALENVACGPVHVLGMSQNRARTLAMEHLDRVGLADHAHKRPHQLSGGQQQRVAIARALAMKPTLMLFDEPTSALDPELVDEVLEVMKGLAAEGMTMVVVTHEIAFAREVGDRLTFFADGVVVEEGRPRDLLAAPAHERTRAFLSSVLGGKEDSSAQ; the protein is encoded by the coding sequence ATGGGCTACAACGGCGTGCAGGTGCTGAACGGGGTCGACTTCACCGTCGCCTCCGGGGAGGTGAGCTGCATCATCGGCCCGTCGGGCTCGGGCAAGTCCACGTTCCTGCGCTGCGTCAACGGCCTGGAGCCCGTGCTGGGCGGCAGCCTCCGCGTGCTCGGGGAGGAGGTCGGCCACACGCTGCGCGACGGCAGGTACCACCCCTGGTCTCCGAAGGAGTTCGCCGCCTTCCGCAGGAACATCGGCATGGTGTTCCAGCGATTCAACCTGTTCGCCCACCAGAGCGCGCTGGAGAACGTCGCGTGCGGGCCCGTTCACGTGCTGGGCATGTCCCAGAACCGGGCGCGGACGCTGGCGATGGAGCACCTGGACCGCGTCGGCCTGGCCGACCACGCGCACAAGCGGCCCCACCAGCTCTCCGGCGGCCAGCAGCAGCGGGTGGCCATCGCGAGGGCGCTGGCGATGAAGCCCACGCTGATGCTGTTCGACGAGCCGACCTCCGCCCTCGACCCCGAACTGGTGGACGAGGTCCTCGAGGTGATGAAGGGCCTGGCCGCCGAGGGGATGACGATGGTCGTGGTGACCCACGAGATCGCCTTCGCGCGGGAGGTCGGCGACCGGCTGACCTTCTTCGCCGACGGCGTGGTCGTGGAGGAGGGCCGTCCCCGCGACCTTCTCGCCGCCCCTGCGCACGAACGCACCCGTGCGTTCCTGTCCAGCGTCCTGGGCGGTAAGGAGGACTCCTCCGCGCAGTGA
- a CDS encoding DUF1707 domain-containing protein, translating into MTTDSGTALGSRPAAAPAAAPRAGAADRDRAVDLLGDAFAAGYLTKEEFDERLDIATRARHRGELDALVADLPARLRTSRDRARRRARKARAARLGVRIHAGVYAGTSLLLVVVWLAVGRATDFWYPWPIWPVLGWGVGVLGHAVPVTLAIRARERRRDV; encoded by the coding sequence TTGACCACCGACTCCGGCACAGCGCTGGGCTCCAGGCCCGCCGCCGCCCCGGCCGCCGCTCCCCGGGCCGGCGCCGCCGACCGTGACCGCGCCGTCGACCTGCTCGGCGACGCGTTCGCCGCCGGCTACCTGACCAAGGAGGAGTTCGACGAGCGCCTCGACATCGCCACGCGCGCGCGGCACCGCGGCGAGCTCGACGCTCTTGTCGCCGACCTGCCGGCCAGGCTGCGCACGTCGAGGGACCGGGCGCGGCGCCGGGCCCGGAAGGCAAGGGCGGCCAGGCTCGGGGTGCGTATCCACGCCGGCGTCTATGCCGGCACGTCGCTCCTCCTGGTGGTCGTCTGGCTCGCCGTCGGCCGGGCGACGGACTTCTGGTATCCGTGGCCGATCTGGCCCGTCCTCGGCTGGGGCGTCGGAGTGCTGGGCCACGCCGTACCCGTGACCCTGGCGATCCGCGCCCGCGAGCGCCGCAGAGACGTCTGA
- a CDS encoding TetR/AcrR family transcriptional regulator translates to MRDATLRELISVSREILTAQGVEALTIRAVAREMGMTPPGVYRYFDSHRALLDAVIVAILDELTAFVAGRVGEVAETDTAGRLVAASRALRRWGVEHPREFHLSLVASPPEEDNQAVGRARGQVGRLFGEIFVEAWRDYGIASPAPWPREPRIEPLAERFVRMLKITMPSTAAAAAFTRCWMRLYAMVCLESLGLPRVIGDEEGDLFEAELTDLARALGLPEAALGAGR, encoded by the coding sequence GTGCGTGACGCCACACTGCGTGAGCTGATCTCGGTGAGCCGCGAGATCCTGACGGCCCAGGGCGTCGAGGCGCTGACGATCCGGGCGGTCGCCCGGGAGATGGGGATGACCCCGCCCGGCGTCTACCGCTACTTCGACAGCCACCGCGCCCTCCTCGACGCGGTCATCGTGGCGATCCTGGACGAGCTCACCGCGTTCGTCGCCGGCAGGGTCGGCGAGGTGGCCGAGACGGACACGGCGGGGCGGCTCGTGGCCGCCAGCAGGGCGTTGCGGCGCTGGGGGGTCGAGCACCCCCGGGAGTTCCATCTCTCCCTGGTCGCGTCCCCTCCGGAGGAGGACAACCAGGCGGTCGGCCGTGCGCGAGGCCAGGTGGGCAGGCTGTTCGGGGAGATCTTCGTCGAGGCATGGCGGGACTACGGCATCGCCTCCCCCGCTCCCTGGCCCCGCGAGCCCCGGATCGAGCCGCTGGCCGAGCGGTTCGTCCGGATGCTGAAGATCACGATGCCCTCCACGGCCGCCGCGGCCGCCTTCACCCGCTGCTGGATGCGGCTCTACGCGATGGTCTGCCTGGAGTCGCTCGGCCTCCCGCGGGTCATCGGCGACGAGGAGGGCGATCTGTTCGAGGCGGAGCTGACCGACCTCGCGCGCGCACTCGGTCTTCCCGAGGCCGCCCTGGGCGCCGGCCGCTGA
- a CDS encoding VOC family protein produces the protein MTITGVDFVALQVRDLEAAAAFYEKRLGLRRDPAGPPHAVVFATTPIPFAVREPLPGVDLDAAPRPGLGVALWFKADDAQRLHDELAAAGVPIVSAPVDGPFGRTFSFGDPDGYVVTVHDR, from the coding sequence ATGACGATCACCGGAGTGGACTTCGTGGCGTTGCAGGTGCGCGACCTGGAGGCCGCGGCCGCGTTCTACGAGAAGCGCCTCGGGCTGCGGCGTGACCCCGCCGGGCCGCCGCACGCCGTGGTGTTCGCCACCACGCCCATCCCGTTCGCGGTGCGCGAGCCGCTGCCCGGCGTCGATCTGGACGCGGCCCCGCGTCCCGGTCTCGGGGTGGCGCTGTGGTTCAAGGCCGACGACGCCCAGCGCCTGCACGACGAGCTCGCCGCGGCCGGGGTGCCGATCGTGTCCGCGCCGGTCGACGGGCCGTTCGGCCGGACGTTCTCCTTCGGCGACCCCGACGGGTATGTGGTCACCGTCCACGACAGGTGA
- a CDS encoding MarR family winged helix-turn-helix transcriptional regulator yields MRQESDGMDLGRLVGYQLKRVQAALRSTMDAALRRHDLTTPQYACLELLDQRPGLSNAELARGAFVTRQSMNVLLRNLEDAGLVERPASAPQGRALPTTLTAEGRARLGAARGDVLEIERRMTAHLDAEQAELLLGHLERMTRALEGR; encoded by the coding sequence ATGAGGCAAGAGAGCGATGGCATGGACCTCGGCCGCCTGGTGGGCTACCAGCTGAAACGAGTTCAGGCGGCGCTGCGCTCGACCATGGACGCCGCGCTGCGCCGCCACGACCTGACCACTCCGCAGTACGCCTGCCTGGAACTGCTCGACCAGCGGCCGGGGCTGTCCAACGCCGAGCTGGCCAGGGGCGCCTTCGTCACCCGGCAGTCGATGAACGTGTTGCTCCGCAACCTGGAGGACGCCGGGCTGGTCGAACGGCCGGCGTCCGCGCCGCAGGGCAGAGCCCTGCCCACCACGCTCACGGCCGAAGGCAGAGCCCGGCTCGGCGCCGCGCGCGGCGACGTGCTGGAGATCGAACGGCGGATGACCGCCCACCTCGACGCGGAGCAGGCCGAGCTCCTGCTGGGCCACCTGGAGCGGATGACCCGCGCCCTGGAGGGCCGGTGA
- a CDS encoding MerR family transcriptional regulator, with protein sequence MPEGLVQIGEVAERLGLSLRTIRHYEEMGLIVPARTQGGFRLYSEEDVQRLALIKRMKPLGFTLEEMRDLLEITDRLARGDDDTGLLARLRLFEKAVAERADRLREQLAMAREFAEQLRRQRVEAPKAAAVRAVSG encoded by the coding sequence ATGCCTGAAGGTCTGGTGCAGATCGGCGAGGTCGCCGAACGGCTCGGGCTGTCCCTGCGCACCATCCGCCACTACGAGGAGATGGGCCTGATCGTGCCCGCCCGCACGCAGGGGGGCTTCCGCCTCTACAGCGAGGAAGACGTGCAGCGCCTGGCGCTGATCAAGCGGATGAAGCCGCTGGGGTTCACGCTGGAGGAGATGCGCGACCTGCTGGAGATCACCGACCGGCTGGCCCGCGGCGACGACGACACCGGCCTGCTCGCCCGGTTGCGACTGTTCGAGAAGGCGGTGGCAGAACGCGCCGACAGGCTCCGCGAGCAGCTCGCGATGGCCAGGGAGTTCGCCGAGCAGCTCCGCCGCCAGCGGGTCGAGGCCCCGAAGGCCGCGGCCGTCCGCGCGGTGTCCGGGTAA
- a CDS encoding ATP-binding protein, whose translation MNSQTMDRMDVSAAEAVTSVYTCPVPHSPQAVSGVRRRALGVLADWGTPGAAAEEAMLVISEMVTNAVLHAMPPAELRLFVYADGDRPVIRVEVTDAGEAPVWPGTEPSPDESGRGGVVVDALALRHGSLNRPSGTTTWWADLPAR comes from the coding sequence ATGAACTCGCAGACCATGGACCGCATGGACGTCTCCGCGGCCGAGGCGGTCACTTCCGTATACACGTGTCCGGTCCCGCACTCTCCTCAGGCGGTCAGCGGCGTGCGGCGACGTGCGCTCGGTGTGCTGGCGGACTGGGGAACGCCCGGGGCCGCAGCCGAGGAGGCCATGCTGGTGATCTCCGAGATGGTCACCAACGCGGTCCTCCACGCCATGCCGCCGGCCGAGCTCCGGCTCTTCGTGTACGCCGACGGCGACCGCCCGGTCATCCGGGTCGAGGTCACCGACGCCGGGGAGGCGCCGGTGTGGCCGGGGACCGAGCCGTCTCCGGACGAGAGCGGGCGCGGCGGCGTCGTCGTCGACGCCCTCGCCCTCCGGCACGGTTCGCTGAACCGCCCCTCCGGCACCACCACGTGGTGGGCGGACCTGCCGGCCCGCTGA